A stretch of Henckelia pumila isolate YLH828 chromosome 4, ASM3356847v2, whole genome shotgun sequence DNA encodes these proteins:
- the LOC140862321 gene encoding uncharacterized protein isoform X2 codes for MRRSFGGGSNMGGGGGGMLRSVHRAVRAGIGGAPPDPFSPSAGSGSVSTSSSRKTKRSRIKQPSSPNRNLTLSNSSINNGSSAFSSLINLPISATSGAAAPAWRACSSPTCDDLEWEYVEGSGGDERAAARAFYDDFVFATVPSRDEVQHAVSALQHVAGIRYPNEELADDSGMNFPNEDGSSMGITKSLSSDELESDWVEPSPYLCDYQMLQPQGSQRVYDAFHLLQTDPSVQRMVISLSSDKAVWDAVLNNDVVRELRGSITQVRESAEASPDDGSNPLKDIMEWVIENARAKIMELVNKITDIVHDIFHPSDEGERDGIKDPVEEKLRTSLLLSVVVLLIVVINRVQSA; via the exons ATGCGGAGGTCATTCGGCGGCGGCAGCAATATGGGCGGCGGAGGCGGCGGGATGCTCAGAAGCGTCCACAGAGCTGTCAGGGCCGGCATCGGCGGCGCGCCGCCTGACCCCTTTTCGCCTTCCGCCGGCTCCGGCTCTGTTTCTACTTCCAGTTCAAGGAAAACGAAGAGATCTCGGATAAAGCAACCATCGTCTCCGAACAGGAACTTGACCCTCTCTAACTCTTCTATTAATAATGGGTCATCGGCGTTTTCTTCACTGATAAATCTTCCGATCTCTGCTACCTCCGGTGCGGCGGCACCCGCGTGGCGAGCTTGTTCTTCTCCTACTTGCGACGATTTGGAGTGGGAGTATGTGGAGGGAAGCGGCGGAGATGAAAGGGCGGCGGCGCGTGCGTTTTACGACGATTTTGTGTTTGCAACTGTTCCATCTAGAGATGAAGTGCAGCATGCAGTTTCTGCTCTTCAACA TGTTGCTGGCATACGATATCCAAATGAAGAACTTGCAGACGACTCAGGCATGAATTTTCCCAACGAAGATGGAAGTTCTATGGGGATAACCAAGAGTTTATCTTCTGACGAGCTCGAGTCGGATTGGGTCGAACCCTCCCCGTATCTCTGCGATTATCAAATGTTGCAACCTCAAGGATCACAAAGAGTTTATGATGCCTTCCATTTATTGCAGACCGATCCTTCTGTTCAG AGGATGGTGATTTCTTTATCATCCGACAAAGCAGTTTGGGATGCTGTCTTGAACAATGATGTTGTTAGGGAGCTCAGAGGTTCGATTACTCAAG TAAGGGAAAGTGCTGAGGCCTCTCCTGATGATGGATCCAATCCATTGAAGGATATTATGGAATGGGTTATCGAGAACGCCAGAGCCAAAATCATGGAGCTGGTTAACAAGATCACAGAtattgttcatgatatttttcatCCATCAGACGAAGGCGAGAGAGATGGTATCAAGGACCCTGTGGAGGAAAAGCTAAGAACTTCGTTGCTTCTTTCGGTCGTCGTCCTATTGATAGTTGTTATAAATCGAGTCCAGAGCGCTTGA
- the LOC140862321 gene encoding uncharacterized protein isoform X1, with protein MRRSFGGGSNMGGGGGGMLRSVHRAVRAGIGGAPPDPFSPSAGSGSVSTSSSRKTKRSRIKQPSSPNRNLTLSNSSINNGSSAFSSLINLPISATSGAAAPAWRACSSPTCDDLEWEYVEGSGGDERAAARAFYDDFVFATVPSRDEVQHAVSALQHVAGIRYPNEELADDSGMNFPNEDGSSMGITKSLSSDELESDWVEPSPYLCDYQMLQPQGSQRVYDAFHLLQTDPSVQRMVISLSSDKAVWDAVLNNDVVRELRGSITQVDDEVRESAEASPDDGSNPLKDIMEWVIENARAKIMELVNKITDIVHDIFHPSDEGERDGIKDPVEEKLRTSLLLSVVVLLIVVINRVQSA; from the exons ATGCGGAGGTCATTCGGCGGCGGCAGCAATATGGGCGGCGGAGGCGGCGGGATGCTCAGAAGCGTCCACAGAGCTGTCAGGGCCGGCATCGGCGGCGCGCCGCCTGACCCCTTTTCGCCTTCCGCCGGCTCCGGCTCTGTTTCTACTTCCAGTTCAAGGAAAACGAAGAGATCTCGGATAAAGCAACCATCGTCTCCGAACAGGAACTTGACCCTCTCTAACTCTTCTATTAATAATGGGTCATCGGCGTTTTCTTCACTGATAAATCTTCCGATCTCTGCTACCTCCGGTGCGGCGGCACCCGCGTGGCGAGCTTGTTCTTCTCCTACTTGCGACGATTTGGAGTGGGAGTATGTGGAGGGAAGCGGCGGAGATGAAAGGGCGGCGGCGCGTGCGTTTTACGACGATTTTGTGTTTGCAACTGTTCCATCTAGAGATGAAGTGCAGCATGCAGTTTCTGCTCTTCAACA TGTTGCTGGCATACGATATCCAAATGAAGAACTTGCAGACGACTCAGGCATGAATTTTCCCAACGAAGATGGAAGTTCTATGGGGATAACCAAGAGTTTATCTTCTGACGAGCTCGAGTCGGATTGGGTCGAACCCTCCCCGTATCTCTGCGATTATCAAATGTTGCAACCTCAAGGATCACAAAGAGTTTATGATGCCTTCCATTTATTGCAGACCGATCCTTCTGTTCAG AGGATGGTGATTTCTTTATCATCCGACAAAGCAGTTTGGGATGCTGTCTTGAACAATGATGTTGTTAGGGAGCTCAGAGGTTCGATTACTCAAG TTGATGATGAAGTAAGGGAAAGTGCTGAGGCCTCTCCTGATGATGGATCCAATCCATTGAAGGATATTATGGAATGGGTTATCGAGAACGCCAGAGCCAAAATCATGGAGCTGGTTAACAAGATCACAGAtattgttcatgatatttttcatCCATCAGACGAAGGCGAGAGAGATGGTATCAAGGACCCTGTGGAGGAAAAGCTAAGAACTTCGTTGCTTCTTTCGGTCGTCGTCCTATTGATAGTTGTTATAAATCGAGTCCAGAGCGCTTGA